One Vitis riparia cultivar Riparia Gloire de Montpellier isolate 1030 chromosome 4, EGFV_Vit.rip_1.0, whole genome shotgun sequence genomic window carries:
- the LOC117912347 gene encoding probable 2-oxoglutarate-dependent dioxygenase AOP1, with protein sequence MGEADHIQEIPFLEFPGDDLDLEQESEEWKGLRSKVREACETYGCFGLVCDAIPAKLRQEMFMVMKTLFDLPEETKKKHSSTKPYHSYQGKCPIVPLLESFGIDDAPQPQAAQAFTNLLWPEGNPAFCGALISMATKMLELNFIVLKLILESLGMEKYYNSQKENSASVFRLMKYTVPPSNDSAIGLVTHTDKNILTILCQNEVQGLEVLSKEGDWIRLNFCKDSFIVIIGDLLKAWTNGRLHAVRHRVVMNGDKDRYSCGTFVLPGDTVTIEVPEELVDNDHPLRYRPFTYSDYMSFFTSNICDDALEVYAGVRS encoded by the exons ATGGGTGAAGCTGATCATATTCAGGAAATTCCATTCCTTGAATTTCCAGGAGATGATTTAGATTTAGAGCAAGAGAGTGAGGAATGGAAGGGCTTGAGGAGCAAAGTGAGGGAGGCATGTGAGACATACGGCTGCTTTGGCCTAGTCTGTGATGCCATCCCTGCAAAGCTACGTCAAGAGATGTTCATGGTCATGAAAACATTGTTTGATCTGCCTGAAGAGACCAAGAAGAAGCACTCCAGCACTAAGCCTTACCACAGCTACCAGGGCAAGTGCCCAATTGTGCCTCTCCTTGAGAGCTTTGGCATCGATGACGCCCCCCAACCCCAGGCTGCTCAGGCCTTCACCAACCTCCTGTGGCCCGAGGGGAATCCGGCCTTCTG TGGAGCCCTCATTTCCATGGCCACAAAGATGCTGGAACTGAACTTCATCGTCCTGAAACTGATCCTGGAGAGCCTTGGCATGGAGAAGTACTACAATTCCCAGAAAGAGAACAGTGCCAGCGTTTTCCGGTTGATGAAGTACACAGTCCCTCCGAGCAATGACTCGGCCATTGGCCTGGTTACACACACAGATAAGAACATCCTCACCATCTTATGTCAAAATGAAGTGCAAGGCCTGGAGGTTCTCTCCAAAGAAGGCGACTGGATTCGACTAAATTTCTGCAAGGATTCCTTCATAGTCATCATAGGCGATTTGCTGAAG GCATGGACGAATGGGAGGCTTCATGCAGTGAGGCATAGGGTGGTGATGAACGGCGACAAAGATCGCTACTCTTGTGGGACGTTTGTGTTGCCGGGGGACACGGTAACCATTGAAGTGCCTGAAGAACTGGTCGACAATGATCATCCTCTTCGCTACCGGCCCTTCACTTATTCTGATTACATGTCCTTCTTCACTTCCAATATATGCGATGATGCCCTTGAGGTTTATGCTGGTGTTCGATCTTGA